A DNA window from Hordeum vulgare subsp. vulgare chromosome 1H, MorexV3_pseudomolecules_assembly, whole genome shotgun sequence contains the following coding sequences:
- the LOC123414653 gene encoding uncharacterized protein LOC123414653: MALKQSMRFCAATALLGVLSFVLAVVAELKKPPYGTPIRGADVVVCRFPPDPTVALGALSALAAACSAGIGAVSVFFPYDGRSIPRKALFDYTLLHVFFHLAIGVTVAGIGTTTWATATEAMHHVRNVHRDLGYACPTAETGLLGAAAFLNLDASLFWLVCLMLVGNVREDYFDGRDEVSGDRGAGIGEK, encoded by the exons ATGGCTCTGAAGCAGAGCATGCGGTTCTGCGCGGCCACCGCGCTCCTTGGCGTGCTCTCCTtcgtcctcgccgtcgtcgccgagcTCAAGAAG CCACCGTACGGGACGCCGATCAGAGGCGCGGACGTGGTCGTCTGCCGGTTCCCGCCGGACCCGACGGTGGCGCTGGGCGCCCTCTCCGCGCTCGCCGCCGCGTGCTCCGCCGGGATCGGCGCCGTCTCCGTCTTCTTCCCCTACGACGGCAGGTCCATCCCCAGGAAGGCCCTCTTCGACTACACCCTGCTCCACGTCTTCTTCCATCTCGCCAT tgGCGTTACGGTGGCCGGGATAGGGACGACGACGtgggcgacggcgacggaggcCATGCACCACGTCCGGAACGTGCACCGCGACCTCGGGTACGCCTGCCCGACGGCCGAGACCGGGCTGCTCGGCGCTGCCGCGTTCCTCAACCTCGACGCCTCGCTCTTCTGGCTCGTATGCCTCATGCTCGTCGGCAACGTCAGGGAGGACTACTTCGACGGCCGGGACGAGGTCAGCGGCGACCGTGGCGCGGGGATCGGGGAAAAGTAA